The following are from one region of the Papaver somniferum cultivar HN1 unplaced genomic scaffold, ASM357369v1 unplaced-scaffold_132, whole genome shotgun sequence genome:
- the LOC113332657 gene encoding uncharacterized protein LOC113332657 isoform X1, giving the protein MKTGLTSSSSSSSGTRSSTTMEDRDSCYFPGCRKDTNCDCEICLASINATLDLMPMSIQKSSLTKISASSLSKLRSSVERTPISYNQSILSTPKQQGSSFQPILITPPLKSTAKSFPSLEKPIKKVGKKSWVSSFNLWKIFVGFCLIFAIDSGFSWLASELFQPTLSPETVNFIGKQSWVGRDLNDRLGFLQRNLGEAVPGKISSCRSKDSIWELNLEDSLVVSRCKLYESMAEEVSIWGWPLQTAGLLSTGFSSRSVTILSGRVTEWPNGKLGYSVRNSNSSTWLLQRMSASAVQLDSNTWVLEYRRSSILENSRLLFTAMEFLKNRLARVVAEIEQQFWVVVPSSFVQQEYSTRSEVRSSPPT; this is encoded by the exons ATGAAGACTGGTCTaacatcatcatcgtcatcatcttcAGGTACAAGATCAAGCACAACAATGGAAGATAGAGATAGCTGTTATTTTCCAGGATGCAGAAAAGATACAAACTGTGATTGTGAGATTTGTTTAGCAAGTATTAATGCCACACTTGATCTAATGCCAATGAGTATTCAAAAGAGTTCTCTAACAAAAATATCTGCATCATCATTATCAAAATTAAGATCTTCTGTGGAAAGAACCCCAATCTCTTATAATCAATCAATTttatcaacacccaaacaacaaGGTAGTAGTTTTCAACCGATTCTGATAACCCCGCCTCTTAAATCTACAGCAAAATCCTTTCCCTCCTTGGAGAAACCAATCAAAAAGGTAGGAAAGAAATCCTGGGTTTCAAGTTTTAATCTTTGGAAGATATTTGtgggtttttgtttgatttttgcgATTGATTCTGGGTTTTCTTGGTTGGCTTCGGAGCTTTTTCAACCAACATTGTCGCCGGAGACTGTGAATTTTATTGGGAAACAATCTTGGGTTGGCCGTGATTTGAATGATAGGTTAGGGTTTTTACAGAGAAACCTCGGTGAAGCTGTTCCAGGAAAGATATCAAGCTGCAGATCTAAAGATTCTATTTGGGAATTGAATCTG GAGGACTCGCTGGTAGTTTCGCGGTGTAAGCTCTACGAATCCATGGCTGAGGAAGTGAGCATCTGGGGATGGCCACTGCAAACTGCAGGACTTCTTTCAACAGGGTTTTCTTCTCGATCAGTCACCATTTTATCCGGCAGAGTAACAGAG TGGCCCAATGGCAAATTAGGGTATtcggtgcgaaattcaaatagtTCAACATGGTTACTCCAGAGAATGAGTGCATCAGCTGTGCAATTGGATTCAAATACTTGGGTACTTGAATACAGACGAAGCTCAATACTGGAGAATTCAAGACTGCTTTTTACAGCAATGGAGTTTTTGAAGAATAGACTTGCAAGAGTTGTTGCAGAAATTGAGCAGCAGTTTTGGGTGGTGGTACCATCCTCATTTGTCCAGCAGGAATACAGTACTCGTTCAGAAGTCCGCTCCAGTCCCCCAACTTAG
- the LOC113332657 gene encoding uncharacterized protein LOC113332657 isoform X2 produces MKTGLTSSSSSSSGTRSSTTMEDRDSCYFPGCRKDTNCDCEICLASINATLDLMPMSIQKSSLTKISASSLSKLRSSVERTPISYNQSILSTPKQQGSSFQPILITPPLKSTAKSFPSLEKPIKKLFQPTLSPETVNFIGKQSWVGRDLNDRLGFLQRNLGEAVPGKISSCRSKDSIWELNLEDSLVVSRCKLYESMAEEVSIWGWPLQTAGLLSTGFSSRSVTILSGRVTEWPNGKLGYSVRNSNSSTWLLQRMSASAVQLDSNTWVLEYRRSSILENSRLLFTAMEFLKNRLARVVAEIEQQFWVVVPSSFVQQEYSTRSEVRSSPPT; encoded by the exons ATGAAGACTGGTCTaacatcatcatcgtcatcatcttcAGGTACAAGATCAAGCACAACAATGGAAGATAGAGATAGCTGTTATTTTCCAGGATGCAGAAAAGATACAAACTGTGATTGTGAGATTTGTTTAGCAAGTATTAATGCCACACTTGATCTAATGCCAATGAGTATTCAAAAGAGTTCTCTAACAAAAATATCTGCATCATCATTATCAAAATTAAGATCTTCTGTGGAAAGAACCCCAATCTCTTATAATCAATCAATTttatcaacacccaaacaacaaGGTAGTAGTTTTCAACCGATTCTGATAACCCCGCCTCTTAAATCTACAGCAAAATCCTTTCCCTCCTTGGAGAAACCAATCAAAAAG CTTTTTCAACCAACATTGTCGCCGGAGACTGTGAATTTTATTGGGAAACAATCTTGGGTTGGCCGTGATTTGAATGATAGGTTAGGGTTTTTACAGAGAAACCTCGGTGAAGCTGTTCCAGGAAAGATATCAAGCTGCAGATCTAAAGATTCTATTTGGGAATTGAATCTG GAGGACTCGCTGGTAGTTTCGCGGTGTAAGCTCTACGAATCCATGGCTGAGGAAGTGAGCATCTGGGGATGGCCACTGCAAACTGCAGGACTTCTTTCAACAGGGTTTTCTTCTCGATCAGTCACCATTTTATCCGGCAGAGTAACAGAG TGGCCCAATGGCAAATTAGGGTATtcggtgcgaaattcaaatagtTCAACATGGTTACTCCAGAGAATGAGTGCATCAGCTGTGCAATTGGATTCAAATACTTGGGTACTTGAATACAGACGAAGCTCAATACTGGAGAATTCAAGACTGCTTTTTACAGCAATGGAGTTTTTGAAGAATAGACTTGCAAGAGTTGTTGCAGAAATTGAGCAGCAGTTTTGGGTGGTGGTACCATCCTCATTTGTCCAGCAGGAATACAGTACTCGTTCAGAAGTCCGCTCCAGTCCCCCAACTTAG
- the LOC113332657 gene encoding uncharacterized protein LOC113332657 isoform X3 — MKTGLTSSSSSSSGTRSSTTMEDRDSCYFPGCRKDTNCDCEICLASINATLDLMPMSIQKSSLTKISASSLSKLRSSVERTPISYNQSILSTPKQQGSSFQPILITPPLKSTAKSFPSLEKPIKKRNLGEAVPGKISSCRSKDSIWELNLEDSLVVSRCKLYESMAEEVSIWGWPLQTAGLLSTGFSSRSVTILSGRVTEWPNGKLGYSVRNSNSSTWLLQRMSASAVQLDSNTWVLEYRRSSILENSRLLFTAMEFLKNRLARVVAEIEQQFWVVVPSSFVQQEYSTRSEVRSSPPT, encoded by the exons ATGAAGACTGGTCTaacatcatcatcgtcatcatcttcAGGTACAAGATCAAGCACAACAATGGAAGATAGAGATAGCTGTTATTTTCCAGGATGCAGAAAAGATACAAACTGTGATTGTGAGATTTGTTTAGCAAGTATTAATGCCACACTTGATCTAATGCCAATGAGTATTCAAAAGAGTTCTCTAACAAAAATATCTGCATCATCATTATCAAAATTAAGATCTTCTGTGGAAAGAACCCCAATCTCTTATAATCAATCAATTttatcaacacccaaacaacaaGGTAGTAGTTTTCAACCGATTCTGATAACCCCGCCTCTTAAATCTACAGCAAAATCCTTTCCCTCCTTGGAGAAACCAATCAAAAAG AGAAACCTCGGTGAAGCTGTTCCAGGAAAGATATCAAGCTGCAGATCTAAAGATTCTATTTGGGAATTGAATCTG GAGGACTCGCTGGTAGTTTCGCGGTGTAAGCTCTACGAATCCATGGCTGAGGAAGTGAGCATCTGGGGATGGCCACTGCAAACTGCAGGACTTCTTTCAACAGGGTTTTCTTCTCGATCAGTCACCATTTTATCCGGCAGAGTAACAGAG TGGCCCAATGGCAAATTAGGGTATtcggtgcgaaattcaaatagtTCAACATGGTTACTCCAGAGAATGAGTGCATCAGCTGTGCAATTGGATTCAAATACTTGGGTACTTGAATACAGACGAAGCTCAATACTGGAGAATTCAAGACTGCTTTTTACAGCAATGGAGTTTTTGAAGAATAGACTTGCAAGAGTTGTTGCAGAAATTGAGCAGCAGTTTTGGGTGGTGGTACCATCCTCATTTGTCCAGCAGGAATACAGTACTCGTTCAGAAGTCCGCTCCAGTCCCCCAACTTAG